In the genome of Armatimonadota bacterium, the window AGAACCGCGGCGCATGAAAGAACGCCCAAGCCTGAAAGATCGCCAAGAGATTCAGGCCGATCAGAAGCGCCAAAACAAAAGGCAATCGCTTGGGATGGAACAGATTGGCCATCCCTTGCCCGACAACCCACGAGATAGGCGCAAGCACAGGGAAGAGAAAACGCCCCTGCGCCTGCTCGAACGTTAGATTGTAGTAAACCACCGAGCAGGCCGCCAGTGCGATGCACCAGAGCGCGAACCAAAATCGCCCGTCGCGAGACCCCAAAATGATCCCAAGCGCCGATGCCAACGCCAGAAACAGATAGGCCAAATAGCCCAGCCATGGCAGACCGACGCTCATCCAGCCCAAACGACAGACGAAGGACATGAAGAGAACCTTCCAAAACGACCCTGCAAAGTAGGGCGAAAAGAGGCTCTTTTCATCCACCAAATGGGCCAAAGTCTCGCGCTCCATCTGAGTGCCCAACGGATCGCCGTATCGCGCATGGGTTGCCAGCATCAGCCCCACAATCGACACTGCGCCGACAGCCAGCGCCACAACCCACTTTCGACCCTTGCCCGTACCCATCGCGCTCCAGCCCAACGGAATCAATGCAGGCAAGAGGATGAGGAGGGTCTTTTTCGTCCAGGGTGCCAGCAGAAGCGCGAACGCCAACAAT includes:
- a CDS encoding DUF2142 domain-containing protein, producing MKTSGLSLFLAPRQPWTHRRWWMAQYCALSLLFLFVTPPFEAPDEPHHLDYVNFVATQRQLPNQLSKEKRVEGEGHQPPLYYLTLAGLLRLIEMDAKIEYELVRRSQPDPRAPKYLSARFLGETDRRSFFSLRLLSWLLSAFAVWLMLSAAARWFADPEPRAYAFAFVATLPQLQGLSGAINNDSMALLISGAAFYAVAVAYQQSAGRWPFALLAFALLLAPWTKKTLLILLPALIPLGWSAMGTGKGRKWVVALAVGAVSIVGLMLATHARYGDPLGTQMERETLAHLVDEKSLFSPYFAGSFWKVLFMSFVCRLGWMSVGLPWLGYLAYLFLALASALGIILGSRDGRFWFALWCIALAACSVVYYNLTFEQAQGRFLFPVLAPISWVVGQGMANLFHPKRLPFVLALLIGLNLLAIFQAWAFFHAPRFYFGV